A single genomic interval of Spinacia oleracea cultivar Varoflay chromosome 6, BTI_SOV_V1, whole genome shotgun sequence harbors:
- the LOC110803331 gene encoding uncharacterized protein, whose protein sequence is MENTINPDTKRPYSITMIERLMHDIHFAVDPYNSSKKQALDVIHRLVKKFPIKRSPMRLRLTVGEKNFSTILEKLGTWNGEIVTMDESGTQFSVDDQKMAARLANTMCNSLKGRPALGRIFQGKEPPQFVAIFQPMVVLKVLAGIESIGIRKSTRP, encoded by the exons ATGGAAAACACCATTAATCCTGACACGAAACGCCCTTACTCGATAACTATGATCGAACGTTTGATGCATGACATCCATTTTGCTGTTGATCCTTATAACAGTTCCAAAAAGCAG GCACTAGATGTTATTCACCGGCTTGTAAAGAAATTTCCCATCAAAAGATCTCCAATGAGACTTCGACTTACTGTTGGTGAGAAGAATTTTTCCACTATATTGGAGAAGCTAGGCACTTGGAATGGTGAGATTGTGACTATGGATGAATCTGGAACTCAATTTTCAGTT GATGACCAGAAGATGGCAGCAAGGTTGGCTAACACAATGTGCAATTCACTTAAAGGAAGACCTGCCCTG GGTCGTATTTTCCAAGGAAAGGAGCCACCTCAATTTGTTGCTATATTTCAGCCTATGGTTGTGCTAAAGGTACTTgcagggatcgagtcgattggaattagaaagtcaacacggccttaa